In Calditrichota bacterium, one genomic interval encodes:
- a CDS encoding DUF438 domain-containing protein yields the protein MHLSASTRVGELLKEYPFLLDFLVSRSEKFKLLTNPLLRRTVGQVATLAQVASIGGIELATLLAEIAGEIKRQTGQEVTLDTSVVPQVTVTDPAQRIEMLKAIIADLHEGRDVATARQRFRELIKDVEPSEIAAMEQKLIAEGMPEAEVRRLCDVHVEVFKEALERHELPGAPPGHPVHTFMQENRAIEGLLQQVRELTAQPTLPPEALARLAAVVGELRKVDLHYLRKENQLFPLLERHDVSGPSQVMWAIHDDIRAQLKRCAQLLEGGNTAEAIAVLAHASQEIADMVYKEEHILFPLALELLAPEEWARVKSGEEEIGFAWIAPPPPWEPKAEEPPPVAAPAQAWNFDTGHLTPEQANLILTHLPIDLSFVNERDEVVYYSATRERIFPRSPGVIGRKVQKCHPPKSVHIVQQILDDFRSGKKDVAEFWITAHGRFIHIRYFAVRDRAGVYRGCLDETQDVPGIRALTGEKRLLDW from the coding sequence ATGCATCTCTCAGCATCTACACGGGTGGGAGAGCTTTTGAAGGAGTACCCGTTTTTACTCGACTTTTTGGTGAGTCGCTCGGAGAAGTTTAAGCTGCTGACGAACCCTTTGCTGCGGCGCACGGTGGGACAAGTGGCTACCCTTGCGCAGGTGGCGTCCATCGGCGGCATCGAGCTGGCCACATTGCTTGCGGAGATAGCCGGGGAGATCAAGCGTCAGACCGGCCAAGAGGTGACGCTGGATACCTCGGTGGTCCCCCAGGTCACTGTCACTGACCCCGCCCAGCGGATCGAGATGCTCAAGGCCATCATTGCCGACTTGCACGAGGGGCGGGACGTGGCCACTGCTAGGCAGCGTTTCCGGGAGCTCATCAAGGACGTCGAGCCCAGCGAGATTGCGGCCATGGAGCAGAAGCTCATCGCAGAGGGGATGCCCGAGGCTGAAGTCAGGCGTCTGTGCGACGTGCACGTGGAGGTGTTCAAAGAGGCTTTGGAGCGCCACGAGCTGCCTGGTGCACCGCCTGGACATCCAGTGCACACCTTCATGCAGGAAAACCGCGCCATAGAGGGACTCTTGCAACAGGTCCGAGAGCTCACCGCACAACCTACCCTTCCCCCGGAGGCGCTGGCCAGGCTCGCCGCCGTGGTGGGCGAGCTGCGCAAAGTCGACCTGCATTACCTGCGGAAGGAGAACCAGCTCTTCCCTCTGCTGGAGAGACACGACGTGAGCGGGCCGTCGCAGGTCATGTGGGCGATTCACGACGACATTCGTGCGCAGCTCAAGAGGTGTGCCCAACTGCTGGAGGGAGGGAACACAGCCGAGGCGATCGCTGTGCTGGCCCACGCTTCCCAAGAGATTGCCGACATGGTCTACAAGGAGGAGCACATCTTGTTCCCCCTGGCCTTGGAGCTCCTGGCGCCGGAGGAATGGGCGCGGGTGAAGTCGGGCGAGGAAGAGATCGGGTTTGCCTGGATTGCTCCACCCCCGCCCTGGGAGCCGAAAGCTGAGGAACCTCCTCCCGTGGCAGCACCTGCGCAGGCGTGGAACTTCGACACCGGCCACTTGACTCCTGAGCAGGCCAACCTGATCCTGACCCACTTGCCAATCGACCTTTCGTTCGTTAATGAGCGTGACGAAGTGGTCTACTACTCGGCCACCAGAGAGCGGATCTTTCCGCGGAGTCCTGGAGTTATCGGGCGCAAGGTGCAAAAGTGCCACCCGCCGAAGAGCGTGCACATCGTGCAGCAAATCCTTGACGATTTTCGCAGCGGCAAGAAGGACGTGGCTGAGTTTTGGATCACCGCGCATGGGCGCTTTATTCACATCCGCTACTTTGCGGTGCGCGACAGGGCAGGAGTCTATCGTGGTTGTCTTGATGAGACGCAGGACGTGCCCGGCATTCGCGCGCTCACCGGGGAGAAGCGACTGCTGGACTGGTAA
- a CDS encoding cbb3-type cytochrome c oxidase subunit I gives MSIAKLKWAAIAAFVVAMVVLLGGGLAAKRQLAPYPGSVTDGEGRVLFTRADILQGQEVYQRHGLMDHGSVWGHGSQRGPEFSALTLHLIGEVLRDEAAFQEFGRSYAELDQTERELVDLKTKWEVKENRYDPEADRLVLTPTQVKALARVQQYWDKVLGEGELRYGFLPQTVKDPADRQQIARFFFWTAWVASVQRPGEDYSYTNNWPPDRSVGNTATTNVYLWTLGGIFSLFIVLGLFIYWVHHHQLWYGEARGVPLAERLIDMPLTPSQFRAAKFFLVVILLFLLQTTFGGLLAHYTVHPRSFYVSWIAKVMPYSWAKSWHLQLAIFWIATTWVASAIYLAPILGGREPKRQGLLVNILFVAVVAVALGSLFGEVAGIKGLLGKAWFWLGHQGWEYLELGRLWQILLFVGLIAWLLIVYRAVAHHLRLKHKDEFTALIWFYLLSAILVVGFFGFGLMYGRGTHLTLADYWRWFVVHIWVESIFEFFGVAVISTLLVAMGLVTAQAALRVAYFTAALVFLTGIIGTAHHYFWYGGPSFWLGWGAVFSSMEPVPLFGLVVRALMEYKAVKGQGQEFPYRWPFYFLVASSFWTFLGAGVFGFLINLPIVNYFEHGTYLTMNHGHTALFGTYGMLSIALLLFSWRGLVEKARWNDRLLGLSFWGLNGGLLLMALATLLPVGIMQAWTSFKEGLWVARDASFFEREPVVLLGQLRMIPDLIIILLGVVPLAYFLFSTYRRLKPPAIKAGESVWKELGTEL, from the coding sequence ATGTCCATCGCAAAGCTGAAATGGGCAGCCATTGCCGCCTTTGTGGTAGCGATGGTGGTACTGTTGGGTGGTGGACTGGCAGCCAAGCGGCAACTTGCCCCCTATCCGGGTAGCGTGACCGATGGCGAGGGGAGAGTCCTCTTCACCCGGGCGGACATACTGCAGGGGCAGGAGGTCTATCAACGGCATGGCCTGATGGACCATGGCAGTGTGTGGGGGCACGGTTCGCAGCGCGGGCCGGAATTCTCGGCCCTCACCCTGCACCTCATCGGCGAGGTCCTGCGCGATGAGGCGGCATTTCAGGAGTTTGGTCGCTCGTACGCAGAACTGGACCAAACGGAAAGAGAGCTCGTTGACTTGAAGACCAAGTGGGAGGTCAAGGAGAATCGCTACGATCCTGAGGCGGATCGGCTGGTGCTCACGCCCACCCAAGTCAAGGCCTTAGCGCGCGTGCAGCAGTACTGGGACAAGGTACTGGGAGAGGGGGAGCTTCGCTACGGCTTCTTGCCGCAAACGGTCAAGGATCCCGCAGACCGGCAGCAGATCGCGCGCTTTTTCTTCTGGACTGCCTGGGTTGCCTCGGTGCAGCGCCCTGGGGAAGACTACTCCTACACCAACAATTGGCCTCCTGATCGCAGCGTGGGCAATACTGCCACCACGAACGTCTACCTCTGGACGCTGGGGGGTATCTTTTCCCTGTTCATCGTGTTGGGGCTGTTCATCTATTGGGTGCACCACCATCAGCTTTGGTACGGGGAGGCGCGCGGCGTGCCCCTGGCGGAGAGACTCATTGACATGCCGCTTACGCCCAGCCAGTTCCGAGCCGCAAAGTTCTTCCTTGTCGTCATCCTTCTGTTCCTCCTGCAGACCACCTTCGGAGGGCTGCTCGCCCACTACACGGTGCATCCGCGCAGCTTCTACGTGTCGTGGATCGCCAAGGTCATGCCGTACAGTTGGGCAAAGAGCTGGCATCTGCAATTGGCCATCTTCTGGATTGCCACTACCTGGGTGGCCTCAGCCATCTACTTGGCGCCCATCCTGGGCGGGCGGGAGCCGAAGCGGCAAGGGCTCCTGGTGAACATCCTGTTCGTCGCCGTGGTCGCTGTTGCCCTGGGTAGCCTTTTTGGCGAGGTGGCGGGCATCAAGGGGTTGCTCGGCAAGGCGTGGTTCTGGCTCGGGCATCAGGGGTGGGAGTATCTTGAGCTTGGTCGGCTGTGGCAGATTCTCCTTTTCGTAGGACTTATCGCCTGGCTGCTCATCGTCTACCGCGCGGTGGCTCACCACCTCCGGCTCAAGCACAAGGACGAGTTTACCGCGCTGATCTGGTTCTATCTGCTCAGTGCCATCCTGGTGGTGGGGTTTTTCGGCTTTGGTCTCATGTACGGCCGGGGTACCCACCTCACACTGGCCGATTACTGGCGCTGGTTCGTGGTGCACATCTGGGTGGAGAGCATTTTCGAGTTCTTCGGCGTGGCTGTGATTTCCACCCTGTTGGTGGCCATGGGGCTGGTGACGGCCCAGGCGGCGCTGCGGGTGGCCTACTTCACGGCCGCCCTGGTCTTCCTCACCGGGATCATCGGCACCGCCCACCACTACTTCTGGTATGGCGGTCCCTCGTTCTGGCTTGGCTGGGGTGCTGTCTTTTCGTCCATGGAGCCGGTGCCGCTGTTTGGCCTGGTGGTGAGGGCATTGATGGAATACAAGGCGGTCAAGGGGCAAGGGCAGGAGTTCCCTTATCGTTGGCCCTTCTACTTCCTGGTTGCCTCCTCCTTCTGGACCTTTCTCGGGGCTGGCGTGTTCGGATTTCTGATCAATCTGCCCATTGTCAACTACTTCGAGCATGGCACCTATCTGACCATGAATCACGGTCACACAGCCTTGTTCGGCACCTATGGCATGTTGTCCATCGCGTTGCTACTTTTCTCGTGGCGCGGCCTGGTGGAGAAGGCGCGGTGGAACGACCGCCTGCTTGGGCTTTCCTTCTGGGGCCTGAACGGTGGTCTGCTCCTGATGGCCCTGGCCACCCTGTTGCCGGTGGGCATTATGCAGGCCTGGACGAGCTTCAAAGAGGGGCT